A stretch of DNA from uncultured Fibrobacter sp.:
TTCATCATGGATTTGAAGAACAGCAGTGCCGCTACAAGGGCAAGGATTGACGCTGCCGGAACAGTGTACCAAAAACCAGGAATGCTGAATGTTTCCATAAAAGACTCCTTTGATACCGTTTTTGGGGCGGATTTCTATATAAATCTATACTGAAATTGGCAGAAAAGGGCGAAATAAAATGCTAAAATTATGATATGAAATTCGAAGAACTCGTCAAAAACCGTTACAGCTGCCGCAAATTCAGCGATAAGGCTGTGGAAACCGAAAAACTCTCCCTCGTGCTCGAAGCCGGACGCCTTTCTCCGACGGCCGTGAATGGCCAGCCGGTGACGGTGAAAGTGCTCAAGTCGGAGGCTGCGCTTGCCAAGCTCCGCAGCATTACCCGCATGGCCTACAACGCCCCCGTGGTGCTCATGGTCTGCTACGACAAGGACAAGTGCTATTCTCCCGTGACTTACCACGACGATTTTGTGAGTGGCGACATGGATTCGAGCATTGTGACGACTTCGATGATGATGCAGGCAACCGATCTTGGCCTTGCTACCCTGTGGGCTCGCGGCTTCAACGCCTCTGAAATCGAAAAGGCTTTTGACTTCCCGGCAAACCTCAAGCTGGCTTGTTTCTTGGATGTTGGCTACGCTGATCCTGCCGAAGGCGGCCCCTCGCCGCGCCACCCCGTGCGCAAGCCCATGAGCGAATTCGCTACGGAATTGTAAAAAGCAAAGGCGACCAAAAGGTCGCCTTATTTTATTTCCAATGCATAGTCAGTTTACGTTTGCATTTGGCGCAATCCATAGGCTTGACAGAGCCTGCAAACTACCGCAGTCTTACCATCTTGGCGCTTTCGACGGTTTTTCCGCGTTTGAGGCTCACGATATAGCGGTTGCTTTTGAGTTTCGTGAAATCATGGCTGACGGAATTGTAGCCGGCGTTTGCGTTTACGCAGAACGATGCGACGGTTTGTCCGAGAACGTCCATGACATCAATCTCGTACAGTCCTGCCTTTGATGCTTCGAACGAGATTGTGTTGTGGTTGAACGCGACAACCTTTGTTGCATGTGCTACAGTTGTTATTGGGCTTGCAAACGTCGTGTGTTCGGGCGAAGATAGCGGAGCGAACGGTATGTAATAGACGACGGCGTTTTCGTGAACGGCCAAGCCGTATCCGGTGAACGATCCGTATGCCTTGCCATAGACGTTTAGCATGGTTTTGGGCGCATTGACAGATCCGTAGAACAGACTGTCGATATCGACGGGGTTTGCGTTGTCATAGACTGTCAACTTGAATCCGCTTGCCGCTTTTTCGTAGTCGATGGAGTCTTTAACCGGGGAGGCTTTCCAGGCGAAACCTTTTCTTACGTGCAGCAGGGATGTGTATCCCGGTTTTTCGAATTTGTACTTGGAACCCGGTTCCATGGTTACGGAGTATGCGTAGAAATCACCTTCTGGAATGACGAGCGTTCCGGTGGAGCGAACGGTGAGCTTGTTGATGCATTTCCCGTCGACGAGAGTGAATTCCTTATCGACGGTCACGTTCTCGATGCATTTGTTTTCCGGGAATGTCTGCAGGGTGTCGAATGCGTCGAATGTTTTGTTCCAGCGCTTGGGATTGACGTAGGCGACGTAATTGTAATCCGCTTCTGCACTGATGAAAAGTTCTGCATCTTCGTAATCGCGGTAGATGAGTGCTTTTTGGGCTTTAATTTCGGCATTCAGGACAAGGCCGCCTTTGGCATAGACGGTGCCGATTCGGGCGGAGCCATGGATACCTGCGCAATAGTTCGCTTCTGTGGAACCGCAGATGGCGTTGCAGAATCCATTGGCGCCCTGCGCTTCGTCGATGCATATGCCGCTGATGTTGAAATCGTGCAATGCGTGCAGCGCGATGTTGTTGGGCATGCTGTCTTGTTTTACGTTGTCTCTATTGGTTTTAATTGTTGCAAACGGGTCGCCGAAAAGCGTGGTCCCGTAGTACCAGGTGTAAATGTCCTTTGCATTCTTGTAACTTTCGAATACCAAAGATCTGTAGTTGGCCCACTTGACGTATGCATCGCCAAGGAAATTTGTTCTCATATGCTTGTCGAGTGTATCGACCGCTTGGTATCCGCCACCCATTTTTGTCTCTGCAATCAGCGAGACTCCGCCTTTCAGGGACCTAAACAAGAATGCCATGCCTACCGTGCGGTCGTAGGAGAGGCCTTCGGGTGTGGAGTAGCGACCGATGTTGCAAGAGAACAAGTCAAGCAGGTAGGGGACACTTTCGATGGTGGGCTCAAAGTCGTTTACCGAAACGCCATCGGCAAAGGACTTTTCGTTGCCATGGCCCAGATGGGTCAGCCAATCGTAATCCTTTACCATATACAGGAGCGATTTTTCTCTGTCCATCGCATGGACGACATCGACTTCGTTATACATTTTCGAGAGATCGTTGATATGGCTTACGACGGCATAGTCCGCCCTGTAAATAGGGGATGGGTCGGAATAGGTAAACAGAGCTTTGTCCGAACGTGGGGCTGAGCTTACGTGCATGTCGTAGGCCTTGTTGAGCCAGCGTACGGTGAGTTCCTTGACCGTGGTGAGGTATTCGTTGTAATTGCGGAGTTGTTCAATCCATTTGTTATTGTACAAGTCGCGGGCTTCGCCGTAAGCGTTTACGCGAGATACCCAGATTTCGAAATCTTCGCCGGCAAGTTCCCCGTTAAAATGGTTGTAGTGTGAATCGATGATTCCGTTTTGTCCGTAATCCACTTCGCCGCTGCATGCTCCGTCGGATACGCAGCCGGTTCCGACGAGTTCGTCTGTCCACTTGCCGTCCATGTCCATATAGTAGAAGTCAACCGCCCAGACCTGGTAGCCGGTGATTTTTCCATCGCCGGGGAATGCCGCCCTGCCGTCGGATTCTCTGGCAAAGTATTCCATTCGTGCAAAAGGCAGATTGCCTATAAGGATGACTCCCGCTAATGGAGCTTTGGATTTGTCTTCCCAGGATTCCTTGATGGCGGCCTTCAGTTCGGCAGCGGTGCTTTTCTGTTTAAATTTGGGGCTTGTACTGAGAGTTGTAGAGTCAAGGACTAATGCGGCCGGGAACGACTTGATATCTATCTTGAAGTTGAATTCCTTTTCGACGGCGCCGGCGTATTTCTGCGCTGCTGCAAGTACGTCTGCATCTTTGTAAAGATCTTCGTCAATGTAAATTTCGGCGCGTCTCTGTTCTGCTGCTGTACAAAAAACACAAAGTGCGCACAAAATAGTGCTGATTCTAGAAAATAAATTCATGGCTCCTCCTTATTTACAGCAATAAGTTTTTTGAAAAATAGAATTTATGAAGAACAAAAAGAAACGCGCTCCTTTTTAGAGAGCGCCTTTTAAATATTTGGGCTTGAAAGTGACAATTTTGCTATATGGCGCTCCTTCGGAGCGCATCTAGTACGGCTCGGCCATGCCAAAAAACATACATGTTTTATGTTGCGGCACTCGCCTTTTGCTATATTTAAGCCGGAATTTTTAAAAAGGATAAAAAATGCGTTCTTTTAAATTTGTTTCTCGTGGCCTCGCTGCCGTTTTGCTGACAGCTGGTCTCGCTTCTGCTCAGTTGTTGAATTCTAAGAGCCTGGACGTGATTCGCGTCGAAAAGGTCGGTATTTCTGCCGGTAAGATTGATAGCCTTGCCAAGATGCTCGGTGAACAGCAGCTCCGCGGCAAGAAAATCGACGACAAGACCATGACCCAGCTCCGCTACGCCGTGATTGACAACCTGGTCGGTCAGGAACTCATCAAGCTCGAAGCCAAGAAGATGGGTATCAAGGTTTCTCAGGGCAAGGTCGACAGCTTGACCAAGCTCTTCAAGTCCCAGTTCCCGAGCGAAGACGCCTTCCAGAAGGAACTCAAGAAGTCTAACACCACCATGGCCCAGTTCAAGGAAAAGATCGAAGACCAGCTGAAGAGCGAAGCGATTCTCGAAAAGAAGGTGCCGTACCCGAAGGATCCGACCGAAAAGCAGAAGGAAGCTTTCTGGGAACTCAACAAGACGAAGGTGGCCATTAACGATTCCATTAGCGGTGCCCGTATCGTGATTTACACCAAGGGCAAGTCCAAGCAGGAAATCGAAGACGCCAAGGTGATGTTGCAGGGCCTTGCCGCCCAGGTGCGCAGCAAGAAGGCTACGTTTGCTCAGCTCGCTGCCATGTACAGCGACGACCAGACCGCCAAGAAGACTGGCGGCGTGATGGCTAAGTTTGTTGCCAAGTCCAAGGGCGATGCTTTTGTGAAGGCCGTGAACAAGGTCAAGGTCGGTGAAATCACCGAACCGTATACCGACAAGGACGGTATCGCCATCTTTATGCTGACGGAAAAGAACGACGGCAAGTACGAAAGCTACAAGCACCAGATCGACTACATCCTGCGTGTGCAGGCCGAACAGGACCGTCAGGCTCAGCTCAAGGCTTACCTCGATGGCCTCGGAAAGGTCTACAAGGTGCAGTACCTCGACGCGAAGTACACTCCTCCTCAGGCAATCGGCGGCAAGTAATGGCTTTTCAGACGACTCACACCGGGCTGATCGACTTGCGCACGCGCATCGATAAGCTCTGGGGGTATCTTTGACTTAGAAGCCAAGACCGAAGAACTCTACGTTTTGGAAAAGGACTCCGCTGACCCGAACCTGTGGAATGACCAGGAAAAGGCGCAGTCCATGATGAAAAAAATCGGCAATCTGCGAGCCCTGCTGGACTCGTGGAAAGAAGTCTCGCAGACATGCGACGACCTCGCCGAACTTTACGAAATGAGCAAGGCGGAAGAATCCGCCGACCTGACGGCATCTATCGATTCTGATATCGCTGAACTCAAGTCTAAGATAGAGGCGATGGAATTCAAGAAAATGCTGAACGGCCCCGATGACGCTTGCAGTTGCTTGCTGTCGATTCATCCGGGCGCAGGTGGCACCGAGTCGCAGGACTGGGCGCTCATGCTCTTCCGCATGTACACGCATTTCTTTGAACGCGAAAACATGGACTTCAAGGTGGTCGACTTCCAGGAAGCGGAAGACGCTGGCCTTAAGAGTGCGACCATCGAAGTCACTTGTGAAAACGCTTACGGATTGCTCCGTTCGGAAATCGGCGTGCACCGTCTGGTGCGCATTAGCCCCTTCGATGCCAACGCCCGCCGCCACACGAGCTTTACCGCCGTGTATCTGTACCCCGAACACGAAGACATTGAATTCGATTTGGATATGGCAGACGTGCGCGTGGATACCTACCGCAGTAGCGGTGCCGGTGGTCAGTACATCAACAAGACGGACTCCGCCGTGCGTATGACGCACTTGCCGACAGGTATTATGGCGAGCTGCCAGACCGAACGTAGCCAGATTCAGAACCGCGAAACCTGCTACAAGATGCTCAAGACCATGGTCGCCGAACATTATCGCTTGGAAGAAGAGGCCAAGCGTGATGCCCGTATGGCCGAAAAGAAAAAGGTCGAATGGGGTAGCCAGATTCGTAGCTACGTGCTGCAGCCTTACCAGTTGGTCAAGGACTTGCGCACTGGCGTCGAAACCTCGGATACCGCAGGCGTTCTCGACGGCAAAATCAAGCCGTTCATCAACGCGTACTTGCTCAGCACCAGCGAAGGTGCGAAGCAGTAGACAGATTGCAGTTGGCAGTTAGCAGTGGGATGTTGAAAGTGGCGGGCTATTGCCCGCCATTTTTCTTTTACTTCAAGTTGTACTTCTCTTTGATTGCGATGCGCTCTTCGTCGGAAAGGCTCTTCAAGTAAGAGCGCCAACCGGGGCAGAAGTTGATGTGGAACCGCCAGAAGCGCCCGATAAGCGATTTGGGATTCTTGTCATACTGGGCGCGGAATTTGCAATTTGCACAGGCCATAGTGTAGCTCCTTTTCAGTAAACATAAAAAATCCCTGCAGTTTTCTGCAGAGATTTTTCTCAAATGGGAGATCCCGGCTCAAGGCCGGGATGACATTGGGCGAATTGACGCCTTCGGCGTCCGCCCTACGGCTCAAAAATAAAAGAGAAGTCCTTTGGACTTCTCTTTTGCTTTATTCGCCTTGTAGGCTATTACTTAACCTTCAATGCGCCGCGTTCCAACTTAATCGTGAAGTTCGTGACATCACAGACTTCAGACGGACCCCAGTACTGGATCGGACCCGGGTAGGTGTAGGATTCAGTCTTGGCCCAGACTTCGCGGTTCTTGGCGAAGAACTTGAACGGAGCACCGTCGAGTTCAACGAGAGCCTTCTGGATCACCGGCTTGTCGGCACCGTGACGACGTTCGATGTTCATCATCATG
This window harbors:
- a CDS encoding nitroreductase family protein, with product MKFEELVKNRYSCRKFSDKAVETEKLSLVLEAGRLSPTAVNGQPVTVKVLKSEAALAKLRSITRMAYNAPVVLMVCYDKDKCYSPVTYHDDFVSGDMDSSIVTTSMMMQATDLGLATLWARGFNASEIEKAFDFPANLKLACFLDVGYADPAEGGPSPRHPVRKPMSEFATEL
- a CDS encoding C25 family cysteine peptidase, with the translated sequence MNLFSRISTILCALCVFCTAAEQRRAEIYIDEDLYKDADVLAAAQKYAGAVEKEFNFKIDIKSFPAALVLDSTTLSTSPKFKQKSTAAELKAAIKESWEDKSKAPLAGVILIGNLPFARMEYFARESDGRAAFPGDGKITGYQVWAVDFYYMDMDGKWTDELVGTGCVSDGACSGEVDYGQNGIIDSHYNHFNGELAGEDFEIWVSRVNAYGEARDLYNNKWIEQLRNYNEYLTTVKELTVRWLNKAYDMHVSSAPRSDKALFTYSDPSPIYRADYAVVSHINDLSKMYNEVDVVHAMDREKSLLYMVKDYDWLTHLGHGNEKSFADGVSVNDFEPTIESVPYLLDLFSCNIGRYSTPEGLSYDRTVGMAFLFRSLKGGVSLIAETKMGGGYQAVDTLDKHMRTNFLGDAYVKWANYRSLVFESYKNAKDIYTWYYGTTLFGDPFATIKTNRDNVKQDSMPNNIALHALHDFNISGICIDEAQGANGFCNAICGSTEANYCAGIHGSARIGTVYAKGGLVLNAEIKAQKALIYRDYEDAELFISAEADYNYVAYVNPKRWNKTFDAFDTLQTFPENKCIENVTVDKEFTLVDGKCINKLTVRSTGTLVIPEGDFYAYSVTMEPGSKYKFEKPGYTSLLHVRKGFAWKASPVKDSIDYEKAASGFKLTVYDNANPVDIDSLFYGSVNAPKTMLNVYGKAYGSFTGYGLAVHENAVVYYIPFAPLSSPEHTTFASPITTVAHATKVVAFNHNTISFEASKAGLYEIDVMDVLGQTVASFCVNANAGYNSVSHDFTKLKSNRYIVSLKRGKTVESAKMVRLR
- a CDS encoding peptidylprolyl isomerase, with protein sequence MRSFKFVSRGLAAVLLTAGLASAQLLNSKSLDVIRVEKVGISAGKIDSLAKMLGEQQLRGKKIDDKTMTQLRYAVIDNLVGQELIKLEAKKMGIKVSQGKVDSLTKLFKSQFPSEDAFQKELKKSNTTMAQFKEKIEDQLKSEAILEKKVPYPKDPTEKQKEAFWELNKTKVAINDSISGARIVIYTKGKSKQEIEDAKVMLQGLAAQVRSKKATFAQLAAMYSDDQTAKKTGGVMAKFVAKSKGDAFVKAVNKVKVGEITEPYTDKDGIAIFMLTEKNDGKYESYKHQIDYILRVQAEQDRQAQLKAYLDGLGKVYKVQYLDAKYTPPQAIGGK
- the prfB gene encoding peptide chain release factor 2 (programmed frameshift), with protein sequence MAFQTTHTGLIDLRTRIDKLWGYLDLEAKTEELYVLEKDSADPNLWNDQEKAQSMMKKIGNLRALLDSWKEVSQTCDDLAELYEMSKAEESADLTASIDSDIAELKSKIEAMEFKKMLNGPDDACSCLLSIHPGAGGTESQDWALMLFRMYTHFFERENMDFKVVDFQEAEDAGLKSATIEVTCENAYGLLRSEIGVHRLVRISPFDANARRHTSFTAVYLYPEHEDIEFDLDMADVRVDTYRSSGAGGQYINKTDSAVRMTHLPTGIMASCQTERSQIQNRETCYKMLKTMVAEHYRLEEEAKRDARMAEKKKVEWGSQIRSYVLQPYQLVKDLRTGVETSDTAGVLDGKIKPFINAYLLSTSEGAKQ